Proteins from a genomic interval of Oceanispirochaeta crateris:
- a CDS encoding Crp/Fnr family transcriptional regulator, translating to MTQQELVDLSEVSLFKDLDILDLDAFFKKYPLRIQQFENDQLVAEQGDLYEELIILIQGRVTASMTAPNGKVVRLETLSGPCAAATAVLFSSQKSLPVTLHANNLCRIVRIPENMIVKLMQTYPSFLRSYLRENGDKLIFLSEKIRLFQFKSLKQKIISHLLMLSDRQGKDDVDMVYSREELAQLMGVARPSLSREFSNLANIGLIEARGKKVLILDRQKLLRAMRDE from the coding sequence ATGACTCAGCAGGAACTTGTCGACTTGTCGGAAGTTTCACTTTTCAAGGACCTGGATATACTGGATCTGGATGCCTTCTTTAAGAAATACCCGCTCAGGATACAGCAGTTTGAGAATGACCAGCTGGTTGCTGAGCAGGGTGATCTGTATGAGGAATTGATTATCCTTATCCAGGGCCGGGTAACGGCCTCCATGACAGCGCCCAATGGAAAAGTTGTCCGACTTGAAACTCTGTCGGGACCCTGTGCTGCAGCCACGGCGGTCCTCTTCTCAAGCCAGAAATCTCTACCGGTGACCCTTCATGCCAACAATCTGTGCAGGATTGTGAGAATCCCTGAAAATATGATTGTGAAACTGATGCAGACCTATCCTTCTTTTCTTAGATCCTATTTGAGGGAGAATGGGGATAAACTCATATTCCTTTCAGAGAAGATCAGGCTCTTTCAGTTTAAGTCTTTGAAACAGAAAATCATCAGTCATCTTCTCATGCTCTCTGACAGACAGGGTAAGGACGATGTGGATATGGTGTATTCCCGGGAAGAATTGGCACAGCTGATGGGAGTAGCCCGGCCCAGCTTGAGCCGTGAGTTTTCCAATCTGGCAAACATCGGTCTCATCGAAGCCAGGGGAAAGAAGGTCCTCATACTAGATAGGCAGAAACTGCTGCGGGCCATGAGGGACGAATAA
- a CDS encoding methylglyoxal synthase has translation MKKKTIALVAHDNRKEDLIEWVEWNYQILTEHKMICTGTTGKLVEKAIMKKLALEGDHGLDITKLKSGPLGGDQQLGALICDGKVDVLIFLWDPMQPQPHDVDVKALLRISVLYNLPIANNRATADYLISSPLFDGHEYEPVVKDYSSYINRMG, from the coding sequence TTGAAAAAGAAAACAATTGCTTTGGTCGCACACGATAACAGAAAAGAAGATCTTATCGAGTGGGTTGAATGGAACTATCAGATTCTCACTGAGCATAAGATGATATGTACGGGTACTACTGGCAAGCTGGTAGAAAAAGCCATCATGAAGAAGCTCGCTCTGGAAGGTGATCATGGTCTTGATATTACAAAGCTGAAGTCCGGACCTCTTGGGGGAGATCAGCAGCTGGGAGCCTTGATCTGTGACGGAAAAGTGGATGTCCTTATTTTCCTTTGGGACCCTATGCAGCCCCAGCCTCATGATGTTGATGTCAAAGCTCTGTTACGTATTTCTGTGCTCTACAATCTCCCCATAGCCAATAATAGGGCCACCGCCGACTATCTTATTTCATCTCCTTTGTTTGACGGACATGAATATGAACCTGTTGTGAAAGATTATTCATCCTATATCAACAGGATGGGGTAA